Proteins encoded by one window of Paenibacillus sp. DCT19:
- a CDS encoding RidA family protein: protein MIQTKLNELGIVLPQASAPAAKYANAVIVNGIMYVSGKGPNTEERGKLGGEFTTEQGYDFARNAGIEVLAVLQDVLGSLDRVKRVIKVQGFINATASYQEHHKVLNGFSDLMMDVFEDRGAHARSVFGAVSVRDNLPLIIDSIFEVEE from the coding sequence ATGATCCAGACGAAGTTGAATGAATTGGGTATCGTTTTGCCACAAGCAAGTGCACCCGCAGCCAAATATGCAAACGCAGTCATTGTGAATGGCATCATGTACGTATCAGGCAAAGGGCCAAATACGGAAGAACGTGGCAAGCTGGGGGGAGAATTTACAACAGAGCAAGGATATGATTTTGCGCGAAATGCGGGCATTGAGGTTCTGGCCGTCCTTCAGGATGTGCTCGGCTCACTTGATCGCGTCAAGCGTGTCATCAAAGTACAAGGTTTTATTAACGCAACTGCTTCTTATCAGGAACATCACAAAGTGCTGAATGGCTTCTCGGATCTCATGATGGATGTATTTGAAGATCGCGGGGCTCATGCTCGTTCTGTGTTCGGAGCGGTGTCTGTCAGAGATAATTTACCACTGATTATTGATTCTATTTTTGAAGTAGAGGAATAA
- a CDS encoding phosphotransferase family protein, with the protein MRLLGQGNTADVYEYSLTQIMKLYKVGYPLDAVQRELRITKLVREKGLNVPQVGALVEKEGRNGIVFERIEGSTMLLLMIQQPDLMEELSVRLAQCHYDLHALADHEGTLPVQKEILIGAIHRAPLLSDQDKERIIKYLANLPERQQICHGDFHHDNVMFSEAEDQLWLIDWMTGMSGDPAGDVARSWVILMSGSLPEDVDPTMKLGFETSRNTLVDRYIQQYLLISGLSWEDVDTWILPVAAARLDEQLSEREAERVMTFIHDRLLLLD; encoded by the coding sequence ATGAGACTGTTAGGTCAAGGAAACACCGCTGATGTATATGAATATTCGCTTACTCAGATTATGAAGCTGTATAAAGTGGGTTATCCACTGGATGCGGTTCAGAGAGAGCTGCGTATTACAAAATTAGTTCGAGAAAAGGGATTGAATGTACCTCAGGTTGGGGCGTTGGTGGAGAAGGAAGGACGTAACGGTATCGTGTTCGAGCGTATTGAGGGTAGCACGATGTTGTTGCTGATGATTCAGCAGCCTGACTTGATGGAGGAGCTTTCAGTGCGTTTGGCGCAATGTCATTATGATCTACATGCTCTAGCTGATCATGAGGGAACTCTCCCAGTACAGAAAGAGATATTGATAGGGGCAATTCACCGTGCTCCATTGCTGTCAGACCAAGATAAAGAGCGGATTATAAAGTATTTAGCGAACCTTCCCGAGCGTCAGCAGATTTGTCATGGGGACTTTCACCATGATAATGTCATGTTTAGTGAAGCAGAAGATCAGCTTTGGTTGATTGACTGGATGACAGGTATGTCGGGCGATCCAGCGGGTGATGTTGCTCGAAGTTGGGTAATATTAATGAGCGGTTCGTTACCTGAGGATGTCGATCCTACAATGAAGTTAGGGTTTGAGACATCCCGTAATACGTTGGTAGACCGGTATATCCAGCAATATTTATTAATCTCTGGCTTAAGTTGGGAGGATGTAGATACTTGGATCTTACCTGTTGCTGCCGCTCGACTGGATGAGCAGTTATCGGAACGAGAGGCTGAGCGAGTCATGACGTTTATACACGATCGTCTTCTTCTGTTAGACTGA
- a CDS encoding bifunctional cytochrome P450/NADPH--P450 reductase codes for MMSSISVPQPKTFGPLGNLPQLNFDEPVQSLVKIAEEYGPIFRMDYPGRSELYISGHKLVAEVTDESKFDKRVWAPLAKVRAFAGDGLFTSWTEEPNWKKAHNVLLPSFSQRAMQGYHNKMIDLAVQLVQKWSRLNPDETVNVPDDMTRLTLDTIGLCGFNYRFNSFYREEPHPFITSMVRALDESMSSLQRLRLQDKLMITKKKQFEQDIRSMFSLVDHIIAERKEQPQEGADDLLSHMLSGKDPETGETLDDENIRYQIITFLIAGHETTSGLLSFAIYYLMKNPDKLAKAQAEADQILKDPVPTYNQVRNLKYVRMVLNEALRLWPTAPAFSLYAKEDTVLDGQYPLQKGDSVSVLIPKLHRDVEAWGEDVEEFRPERFEDPSKVPHDAYKPFGNGQRACIGQQFALQEATLVLGMVLKHFELIDHADYQLKVKETLTLKPDNFTIRVRARGGQPVMAVPSVVMEETTIQAKKKEPDAVNAHHTPMLVLYGSNLGTAEGIAREIADNARYQGFRSEVAALDDRVGKLPKEGVVVIISASYNGQPPSNAKAFINWIEHADVGEFQSVKFTVLGCGDHNWASTYQRIPRLIDEQLSSKGAERLSPLGESDASGDFEKQVGDWTEQLWPDLARTMDLKLNTSSNSERSSLSVHFVSGFAVTPLAETYDAHVAQVLENRELHDAGSERSTRHLEIKLPEGITYQEGDHLGILPQNPPELVERVLQRYGFTGTEHLVLDASGRSAAHLPLHQPVNLYDLLSHSVELQEAATRAQLRELAAYTVCPPHKKELEALLDESVYMTEVRNKRISMLDYLLKYEACELPFERFLELLPSLKARYYSISSSPRVQPEQASITVSVVRAPAWSGQGEYKGIASNYLANLKPGEEVVMFVRTPESGFRLPERAEVPVIMVGPGTGVAPFRGFLQARHVLKQQGQQVGEGHLYFGCRNPDHDYLYKNELETAEQEQLVKLHTAFSRLDGQEKCYVQHLMRDDAHQLIPLLEQGGHLYICGDGSKMAPDVEDTLKKAYAEVGGHTAEEADAWLDRLQQEGRYAKDVWTGI; via the coding sequence ATGATGTCATCCATTTCAGTACCACAACCCAAAACCTTTGGTCCACTGGGGAATCTGCCGCAATTAAATTTTGACGAGCCAGTACAATCATTAGTCAAAATAGCAGAGGAGTACGGCCCGATCTTCCGAATGGATTATCCTGGACGAAGCGAACTGTACATTTCAGGCCATAAGCTCGTAGCCGAAGTAACCGATGAATCTAAATTTGATAAAAGAGTGTGGGCGCCACTCGCGAAGGTACGTGCCTTTGCAGGAGATGGCTTATTCACGAGCTGGACGGAGGAGCCAAATTGGAAAAAGGCTCATAATGTGTTGCTTCCAAGCTTCAGCCAACGTGCAATGCAAGGGTATCACAACAAAATGATTGATCTAGCGGTGCAGTTAGTTCAGAAATGGTCACGTCTGAATCCGGATGAGACGGTGAATGTTCCTGATGATATGACACGCTTGACGCTGGACACGATTGGATTGTGCGGCTTCAACTATCGATTTAATAGCTTTTACCGGGAAGAGCCTCATCCGTTCATTACAAGTATGGTGCGCGCGCTGGATGAATCCATGAGTTCACTTCAGCGTCTACGTCTGCAAGATAAATTAATGATTACGAAGAAAAAGCAGTTCGAGCAGGATATACGCTCCATGTTCTCACTGGTGGATCATATCATTGCCGAGCGCAAAGAACAGCCACAAGAAGGGGCAGACGATCTGTTGTCTCATATGCTCAGTGGCAAAGATCCTGAGACTGGAGAGACGCTGGACGATGAGAATATTCGGTATCAGATTATCACGTTCCTGATCGCGGGTCATGAGACAACCAGTGGCTTGTTATCCTTTGCAATCTACTATCTGATGAAGAATCCGGATAAGCTGGCCAAGGCTCAAGCGGAAGCCGATCAAATATTGAAAGATCCAGTTCCAACATACAATCAGGTTCGTAATCTGAAGTATGTACGGATGGTATTAAACGAAGCGCTGCGATTGTGGCCAACGGCTCCAGCGTTCTCCTTGTATGCGAAGGAAGATACTGTCCTAGATGGGCAATACCCGTTACAAAAAGGGGATAGTGTGAGTGTTCTGATTCCGAAGCTGCATCGGGATGTGGAAGCATGGGGAGAAGATGTCGAGGAGTTCCGACCAGAGCGTTTCGAAGATCCAAGTAAGGTACCACATGATGCGTACAAACCATTTGGGAATGGTCAACGTGCGTGTATCGGCCAGCAGTTTGCGCTGCAAGAAGCAACGTTAGTGCTGGGCATGGTCTTAAAACATTTTGAACTGATCGATCATGCAGACTATCAATTGAAAGTAAAAGAGACGCTGACACTTAAGCCGGATAACTTCACAATTCGTGTTCGTGCACGCGGAGGACAACCGGTGATGGCTGTGCCAAGCGTGGTTATGGAAGAAACGACGATTCAAGCGAAGAAAAAAGAGCCGGACGCTGTTAATGCTCATCACACACCTATGCTTGTGCTATATGGTTCTAATCTGGGAACTGCTGAAGGTATTGCTCGCGAGATTGCAGATAACGCTAGATATCAGGGTTTCCGAAGTGAGGTTGCTGCACTGGATGATCGAGTAGGCAAGCTGCCTAAGGAAGGCGTCGTTGTTATCATTAGTGCATCCTATAACGGACAGCCGCCAAGCAATGCCAAAGCCTTCATCAATTGGATTGAGCATGCTGATGTAGGTGAATTCCAAAGTGTGAAGTTCACTGTACTTGGTTGCGGAGACCATAACTGGGCCAGCACATATCAACGGATCCCTCGTTTAATCGACGAACAACTATCTTCAAAAGGGGCGGAGCGTTTATCCCCACTTGGCGAAAGTGATGCGAGCGGTGATTTCGAGAAACAGGTTGGTGATTGGACTGAACAGTTGTGGCCTGATCTTGCCCGCACGATGGATCTTAAGCTAAACACAAGCTCAAATAGCGAACGTAGCTCGTTATCTGTGCATTTCGTCAGCGGATTTGCTGTTACGCCACTTGCGGAAACTTATGATGCTCATGTTGCTCAGGTGTTAGAGAATCGGGAGCTCCATGATGCTGGAAGCGAGCGGAGTACACGCCATTTGGAGATTAAGCTGCCAGAAGGAATCACTTATCAAGAAGGCGATCATCTGGGTATTCTGCCACAAAATCCGCCAGAGCTCGTTGAACGAGTTCTTCAGCGATACGGATTCACAGGGACAGAGCATCTGGTTCTAGATGCATCAGGTCGGAGTGCAGCACATCTTCCATTACATCAGCCAGTCAATTTGTACGATCTATTGAGCCACAGCGTTGAGCTTCAGGAAGCAGCAACGCGAGCACAATTACGAGAATTGGCCGCATATACGGTGTGTCCGCCCCATAAGAAGGAGCTAGAGGCACTTTTAGATGAGTCCGTATATATGACAGAAGTACGGAATAAACGGATTTCGATGCTGGATTATTTGTTAAAATATGAAGCTTGTGAATTACCGTTTGAACGATTCCTGGAGCTATTACCTTCCTTGAAAGCCAGATATTACTCCATATCCAGTTCACCACGTGTGCAGCCTGAACAAGCAAGCATTACGGTTAGTGTGGTACGTGCGCCAGCGTGGAGTGGACAAGGAGAATACAAAGGTATTGCTTCGAACTATCTTGCAAACCTCAAGCCAGGCGAAGAGGTTGTGATGTTCGTTAGAACACCTGAGTCGGGATTCAGATTGCCAGAGCGTGCGGAGGTTCCTGTAATCATGGTTGGGCCAGGTACCGGAGTTGCACCATTCCGCGGCTTCCTTCAAGCACGTCATGTGCTGAAGCAGCAAGGGCAGCAAGTTGGGGAGGGGCATCTGTATTTTGGATGTCGGAACCCAGATCATGATTACTTGTACAAAAATGAACTTGAAACCGCGGAACAGGAACAATTGGTTAAGCTTCATACTGCCTTTTCCCGTTTGGATGGACAAGAGAAATGTTATGTGCAGCATTTAATGCGTGATGATGCCCATCAGTTGATCCCTCTGTTGGAACAAGGAGGACACTTGTACATTTGTGGTGATGGTAGTAAAATGGCGCCGGATGTAGAAGATACGCTGAAAAAGGCGTATGCTGAGGTGGGTGGTCATACAGCAGAGGAAGCTGATGCATGGCTCGATCGCTTACAACAAGAGGGGCGCTATGCGAAGGACGTATGGACAGGAATTTAA
- a CDS encoding glycosyl hydrolase: MMSAPLFRDPIYDGAADPVVVWNHVEQAWWMIYTNRRATAGGPKFAWVHGTDLGVASSLDGGQSWTYRGTLTGLEHEWGHNTFWAPEIFWHDGMYHMYVSYIQGVPHDWPGHSRHLLHYTSPDLLTWTFHGTLKLSSDRVIDACIYPLPDGRFRMWYKDEANGAHTYAADSSDLYHWEVIGPVITGSAHEGPNVFRFRDSYWMIVDEWRGQAVYRSDDLEQWEWNNRILDQPGVRVDDGVIGLHADVVVQDNEAYIFYFTHPDRVEGVDHASEPARRSSIQAARLDVVDGKLICPRDEQLNIRLRPENELRHSSV; this comes from the coding sequence ATGATGAGTGCACCCTTATTTCGAGATCCCATTTATGACGGTGCTGCTGACCCCGTTGTTGTATGGAATCATGTTGAACAAGCATGGTGGATGATCTACACAAATCGAAGAGCTACAGCAGGTGGCCCCAAATTCGCTTGGGTTCACGGTACAGATCTAGGCGTAGCTTCTTCATTGGATGGAGGACAATCCTGGACATATCGAGGTACTTTAACGGGGCTGGAACATGAGTGGGGTCATAATACGTTCTGGGCACCAGAAATTTTTTGGCATGATGGAATGTATCATATGTATGTCAGCTACATTCAAGGCGTACCTCATGATTGGCCAGGTCATTCTCGTCACCTCTTGCATTACACTAGCCCGGATCTATTGACTTGGACATTCCACGGCACATTAAAGCTTAGCTCTGATCGTGTCATTGACGCTTGTATCTACCCGCTTCCTGATGGACGCTTTCGTATGTGGTATAAGGACGAAGCCAACGGTGCTCATACGTATGCAGCAGACAGCTCTGATCTCTATCACTGGGAAGTCATTGGCCCTGTAATAACAGGTTCAGCTCATGAAGGGCCTAATGTTTTTCGTTTCCGGGATTCGTATTGGATGATTGTGGATGAGTGGCGGGGACAGGCCGTATATCGCTCGGATGATCTAGAGCAGTGGGAGTGGAACAATCGGATTCTGGATCAACCCGGAGTTCGAGTCGATGATGGTGTAATTGGGCTGCATGCTGATGTGGTTGTACAGGATAACGAAGCCTATATTTTCTATTTTACGCATCCTGACCGTGTTGAAGGTGTCGACCATGCTAGTGAGCCGGCTCGTAGATCCTCGATTCAAGCTGCCAGGCTAGATGTCGTTGATGGTAAACTGATATGCCCAAGAGACGAGCAATTAAACATTCGTTTGCGGCCAGAAAATGAGCTGCGACACAGCTCAGTATAA